One window from the genome of Paracoccus marcusii encodes:
- the tkt gene encoding transketolase encodes MPLDTPKDPAIAAKADLDPQNFALANCIRALTIDAVNAANSGHPGAPMGMADAATVLFRNHLKFDAANPDWPDRDRFVLSNGHASMLLYSLLHLTGYQDMTLDQIRNFRQWGAITAGHPEYGHAKGVETTTGPLGQGLATAVGMALAERALAGEFGDDLVDHRTWVMLGDGCLQEGIGQEAISLAGHLGLGKLIVLYDDNSITIDGPTSVSFSEDIPARFKACGWHVQSCDGHDGRALDAAMEAAKAETGKPSLIAMKTIIGFGSPNRAGSYSVHGSPLGKDEGALTREALGWSHDAFVIPDDLGAEWREIGARGAADREAWEARLAASPKGAALTQRLSGALPEGYDAALAAARDALFAAPKKAATRKASQMALEALTPAVPAMIGGSADLTGSNLTRVKAVDTQYTREAPGRYIGYGVREFGMAAAMNGLNLHGGVIAYGGTFLVFSDYARNAIRLSALMGVGTIYVMTHDSIGLGEDGPTHQPVEHLASLRAIPGLTVLRPADTVETLEAWDIAIRNRTVPSLLALSRQDVPQLRTETGSENLTAKGAYVIRQFGEGRDVTLIATGTEVAIAVEAAEALAAEGMAVAVVSMPSWELFEAQDADYRAQVLGTAPRIAVEAAGKFGWTRYVATEDDVIGMTGFGASAPIDRLYQEFGITPEAIIARARLVTGH; translated from the coding sequence ATGCCCTTAGACACCCCCAAAGACCCCGCCATCGCCGCCAAGGCCGATCTGGACCCGCAGAACTTCGCCTTGGCGAACTGCATCCGCGCACTGACCATCGACGCCGTGAACGCCGCCAACAGCGGCCATCCCGGCGCCCCGATGGGCATGGCCGATGCCGCCACCGTGCTGTTCCGCAACCACCTGAAGTTCGACGCGGCCAATCCCGACTGGCCCGACCGCGACCGCTTCGTGCTGTCGAACGGGCACGCGTCCATGCTGCTCTACAGCCTGCTGCACCTGACCGGGTACCAGGACATGACGCTGGATCAGATCCGGAATTTCCGCCAATGGGGCGCGATCACCGCGGGCCATCCGGAATACGGCCATGCCAAGGGCGTCGAGACCACGACCGGCCCCCTGGGCCAGGGCCTGGCCACGGCCGTCGGCATGGCGCTGGCGGAACGCGCGCTGGCCGGAGAGTTCGGCGATGACCTGGTCGATCACCGCACCTGGGTCATGCTGGGCGACGGCTGCCTGCAGGAGGGCATCGGCCAGGAGGCGATCAGCCTGGCGGGCCATCTGGGCCTGGGCAAGCTGATCGTGCTCTATGACGACAACAGCATCACCATCGATGGCCCGACCTCGGTCAGCTTCTCCGAGGACATCCCGGCACGGTTCAAGGCCTGCGGCTGGCATGTCCAGAGCTGCGACGGCCATGACGGCCGCGCCCTGGACGCCGCGATGGAGGCCGCCAAGGCAGAGACGGGCAAGCCCTCGCTGATCGCGATGAAGACGATCATCGGCTTCGGCTCTCCCAACCGCGCGGGCAGCTATTCCGTGCACGGATCGCCTTTGGGCAAGGATGAGGGCGCACTGACCCGCGAGGCCCTGGGCTGGAGCCACGACGCCTTCGTGATCCCCGACGATCTGGGCGCCGAGTGGCGCGAAATCGGCGCGCGCGGGGCCGCCGACCGCGAGGCCTGGGAGGCCCGTCTGGCCGCATCGCCCAAGGGCGCGGCCCTGACGCAGCGCCTGTCGGGCGCCCTGCCCGAGGGCTATGACGCGGCCCTCGCCGCCGCCCGCGACGCGCTCTTCGCCGCGCCCAAGAAGGCCGCGACCCGCAAGGCCAGCCAGATGGCGCTGGAGGCGCTGACCCCGGCCGTGCCCGCAATGATCGGCGGATCGGCCGACCTGACCGGATCGAACCTGACCCGCGTCAAGGCCGTCGACACGCAGTACACGCGCGAGGCGCCCGGCCGCTACATCGGCTATGGCGTGCGAGAGTTCGGCATGGCCGCCGCGATGAACGGGCTGAACCTGCATGGTGGCGTGATCGCCTATGGCGGCACGTTCCTGGTATTTTCCGACTATGCCCGCAACGCGATCCGCCTGTCGGCGCTGATGGGGGTGGGCACGATCTATGTCATGACCCATGACAGCATCGGCCTGGGCGAGGACGGCCCGACCCACCAGCCGGTGGAGCATCTGGCGTCCCTGCGCGCCATCCCCGGTCTGACCGTCCTGCGCCCCGCCGACACGGTCGAGACGCTGGAGGCCTGGGACATCGCGATCCGCAACCGGACCGTGCCGTCGCTCCTGGCCCTGTCCCGCCAGGACGTCCCGCAGCTGCGCACGGAGACCGGGTCCGAGAACCTGACCGCCAAGGGTGCCTATGTGATCCGCCAGTTCGGCGAGGGCCGCGACGTGACCCTGATCGCCACCGGCACCGAGGTCGCCATCGCCGTGGAGGCCGCCGAGGCGCTGGCCGCCGAAGGCATGGCCGTGGCCGTGGTGTCGATGCCCAGCTGGGAGCTGTTCGAGGCGCAGGACGCGGATTACCGCGCCCAGGTGCTTGGCACGGCGCCCCGCATCGCGGTCGAGGCTGCGGGCAAGTTCGGCTGGACCCGCTATGTCGCGACCGAGGACGACGTGATCGGCATGACCGGCTTCGGTGCATCGGCCCCGATCGACCGGCTGTACCAGGAGTTCGGCATCACCCCCGAGGCCATCATCGCCCGCGCCCGCCTGGTGACAGGCCACTGA
- a CDS encoding ABC transporter permease, giving the protein MSLALAARLARRDLRGGLRGFWVLLTCLALGVAAIAAVGSVRAAIQAGLTAQGAILLGGDAEVQLTYRFATPPERDWLEDRAVTVSEIVDFRSMAVVGQGDASERALTQVKGVDAAWPLLGQAVLDPPMPLAQALGATPQGLPGGVMAPLLADRLGLSPGDVFRLGTQDFVLTARLVSEPDAGAASFGFGPRTLVLREALADSDLLGAGTLYDSNYRLALPPGTDLDALRADWRAAFPDSGARWRDSRRGAPGIDSFVDRIGAFLVLVGLTGLAVGGVGVSAAVRAHLARKTETIAVLKTFGASGRTIFQVYLLQIGAVTAIGVAAGLILGALVPLALAPLLTARLPVPAVFGVYPGPLAQAAVYGVLTAFIFALWPLARTRRIRAATLFRDADASGGGWPERRYLVMIVAALIALVGAAALFSGLWRLTLGMAGGVLAAFVVLAGAAALVRRAAGAGARLARRRPALRLALAAIGGPRSEALSVILSLGLGLTVLAAVGQVSSNLRQAIATELPERAPSYFFLDIQPDQLDPFLTRLRDDPLVGDVQTAPMLRGIVTQLNGRPAREVAGDHWVLRGDRGITYAATPPPGTQITRGDWWPQDYAGPPLVSLSEEIATEIGLDLGDTVTVNILGRDITATIANLRVVDFSDAGIGFVMALNPGALAGAPHTHIATVYADPAAEAQILRDLGNRFPNITAVPVAEAIDRASDALAGIAAAVAWAAGATLVTGFVVLIGAAAAGERARVYEAAILKTLGASRALILGSFALRQALMGAAAGLVALLGGGLAGWAVSRFVMDVPYRFDMGSALPIVAGGIAATVVAGLAFAWRPLAARPAQVLRAQD; this is encoded by the coding sequence ATGAGCCTGGCGCTGGCGGCCCGGCTGGCGCGGCGCGACCTGCGCGGGGGCCTGCGCGGGTTCTGGGTGCTGCTGACCTGCCTGGCGCTTGGCGTGGCCGCCATCGCCGCCGTGGGGTCGGTGCGCGCGGCGATCCAGGCGGGGCTGACCGCGCAGGGCGCGATCCTGCTGGGCGGCGATGCCGAGGTGCAGCTTACCTATCGCTTTGCCACGCCCCCAGAGCGGGACTGGCTGGAGGATCGGGCCGTCACGGTATCCGAAATCGTCGATTTCCGGTCCATGGCGGTGGTCGGGCAGGGGGATGCCTCCGAACGCGCCCTGACCCAGGTCAAGGGCGTCGACGCGGCCTGGCCCCTTCTGGGTCAGGCGGTGCTGGACCCGCCCATGCCGCTGGCGCAGGCCTTGGGGGCGACCCCGCAGGGCCTGCCCGGGGGCGTGATGGCGCCGCTGCTGGCCGACAGGCTGGGGCTGTCTCCGGGCGACGTGTTCCGCCTTGGCACGCAGGATTTCGTGCTGACCGCGCGGCTGGTCAGCGAACCCGATGCGGGCGCGGCCAGCTTTGGCTTCGGCCCCCGCACCCTGGTCCTGCGCGAGGCGCTGGCCGACAGCGATCTGTTGGGCGCAGGCACGCTGTATGACAGCAACTATCGGCTGGCGCTGCCGCCGGGGACCGATCTGGACGCGCTGCGGGCTGACTGGCGCGCGGCCTTCCCCGACAGCGGCGCACGCTGGCGCGACAGCCGCCGTGGCGCGCCGGGCATCGACAGTTTCGTGGACCGCATCGGGGCGTTCCTGGTGCTGGTCGGGCTGACCGGGCTGGCCGTGGGCGGCGTCGGCGTGTCGGCCGCGGTGCGCGCCCATCTGGCGCGCAAGACCGAGACCATCGCCGTGCTCAAGACCTTCGGCGCGTCGGGACGCACGATCTTTCAGGTCTATCTGCTGCAGATCGGGGCGGTGACCGCGATCGGCGTCGCGGCGGGGCTGATCCTGGGGGCGCTGGTGCCGCTGGCGCTGGCGCCGCTGCTGACGGCGCGCCTGCCGGTGCCGGCGGTCTTCGGCGTCTATCCGGGCCCCCTGGCGCAGGCGGCGGTCTATGGCGTGCTGACTGCGTTCATCTTTGCGCTGTGGCCCTTGGCGCGGACGCGGCGCATCCGGGCGGCGACCTTGTTCCGCGACGCGGACGCATCCGGGGGCGGCTGGCCCGAACGGCGCTATCTGGTGATGATCGTCGCAGCGCTGATCGCGCTGGTGGGGGCTGCCGCATTGTTTTCGGGGCTGTGGCGGCTGACGCTTGGCATGGCGGGGGGCGTCCTGGCGGCCTTTGTCGTGCTGGCCGGGGCGGCGGCGCTGGTCCGGCGCGCGGCGGGGGCGGGGGCGCGCCTGGCGCGACGCAGACCCGCGCTGCGGCTGGCGCTGGCGGCCATCGGCGGGCCGCGCAGCGAGGCGCTGTCGGTGATCCTGTCCCTGGGCTTGGGCCTGACGGTGCTGGCGGCGGTGGGGCAGGTGTCGTCGAACCTGCGCCAGGCCATCGCGACCGAACTGCCCGAACGTGCGCCCAGCTATTTCTTCCTGGACATCCAGCCCGATCAACTGGACCCGTTCCTGACCCGGCTGCGGGACGATCCGCTGGTCGGCGACGTGCAGACCGCGCCGATGCTGCGCGGCATCGTCACGCAGCTGAACGGGCGCCCCGCGCGCGAGGTCGCGGGCGATCACTGGGTGCTGCGCGGCGACCGGGGCATCACCTATGCCGCGACCCCGCCGCCGGGCACCCAGATCACCCGCGGCGACTGGTGGCCCCAGGATTACGCCGGCCCCCCGCTGGTCAGCCTGTCCGAGGAGATCGCGACCGAGATCGGCCTGGACCTGGGCGACACCGTCACCGTCAACATCCTGGGCCGCGACATCACCGCGACCATCGCCAACCTGCGGGTGGTGGATTTCAGCGATGCGGGCATCGGCTTCGTCATGGCGCTGAACCCGGGCGCGCTGGCGGGCGCGCCGCACACCCACATCGCCACCGTCTATGCCGATCCGGCGGCCGAGGCGCAGATCCTGCGCGATCTGGGCAACCGCTTTCCCAACATCACCGCCGTCCCCGTGGCCGAGGCGATCGACCGTGCCTCGGACGCCCTGGCGGGGATCGCGGCGGCGGTGGCCTGGGCGGCGGGGGCCACGCTGGTCACCGGCTTCGTGGTGCTGATCGGGGCCGCGGCGGCGGGCGAACGCGCGCGCGTCTATGAGGCCGCGATCCTGAAGACGCTAGGCGCGTCGCGCGCGCTGATCCTGGGCAGCTTCGCGCTGCGCCAAGCGCTGATGGGGGCGGCGGCGGGGCTGGTCGCGCTGTTGGGCGGGGGCCTCGCGGGCTGGGCTGTCAGCCGCTTCGTGATGGACGTGCCCTATCGGTTCGACATGGGCTCGGCGCTGCCCATCGTGGCGGGCGGTATCGCCGCGACCGTCGTGGCGGGGCTGGCCTTTGCGTGGCGCCCGCTGGCCGCGCGGCCCGCACAGGTCCTGCGGGCGCAGGACTAG
- the fba gene encoding class II fructose-bisphosphate aldolase (catalyzes the reversible aldol condensation of dihydroxyacetonephosphate and glyceraldehyde 3-phosphate in the Calvin cycle, glycolysis, and/or gluconeogenesis), with protein MPMITLRQLLDHAAEHDYAVPAFNINNMEQGLSVMQAAQATRSPVILQASRGARAYANDAVLAGLIAGLARAYPDIPICMHLDHGNGLETCATAIQNGFTSVMMDGSLKSDGKTPADYAYNADITRRVTEMAHACGVSVEGELGVLGSLETGMGDAEDGHGAEGKLSEEQLLTDPDEAVRFVEETGVDALAIAMGTSHGAYKFTRKPDGDILAMHVIEEIHRRLPNTHLVMHGSSSVPEDLQAIINAHGGDIRPTWGVPVEEIQRGIRHGVRKVNIDTDNRLAMTAAIRRVMAEHPAEFDPRAYLKPAMAMMAQVCRDRFEAFGTAGNADRLRPLSLPEMAARY; from the coding sequence ATGCCGATGATCACCCTGCGCCAGCTTCTGGACCACGCGGCCGAGCATGACTATGCCGTGCCCGCCTTCAACATCAACAACATGGAGCAGGGCCTGTCGGTCATGCAGGCGGCCCAGGCCACCCGCAGCCCGGTGATCCTGCAGGCCAGCCGCGGCGCGCGGGCCTATGCCAATGACGCGGTGCTGGCGGGGCTGATCGCGGGTCTGGCGCGGGCCTATCCCGACATCCCGATCTGCATGCATCTGGACCATGGCAACGGGCTGGAAACCTGCGCGACCGCGATCCAGAACGGCTTCACCTCGGTGATGATGGACGGGTCGCTGAAATCGGACGGCAAGACGCCCGCCGATTACGCCTATAACGCCGACATCACCCGCCGCGTGACCGAGATGGCCCATGCCTGCGGTGTGTCGGTCGAGGGAGAGCTGGGCGTGCTGGGCAGCCTTGAGACCGGCATGGGCGACGCCGAGGACGGCCACGGCGCAGAGGGCAAGCTGTCCGAGGAGCAGCTGCTGACCGACCCGGACGAGGCCGTGCGCTTTGTCGAGGAGACTGGCGTGGACGCCCTGGCCATCGCCATGGGCACCAGCCATGGCGCCTACAAGTTCACGCGCAAGCCCGACGGCGACATCCTGGCCATGCATGTGATCGAGGAGATCCACCGCCGCCTGCCCAACACCCATCTGGTGATGCACGGCTCCAGTTCGGTCCCCGAGGATCTGCAGGCGATCATCAACGCCCATGGCGGCGACATCCGCCCGACCTGGGGCGTCCCGGTCGAGGAGATCCAGCGTGGCATCCGCCACGGCGTGCGCAAGGTGAACATCGACACCGACAACCGCCTGGCCATGACCGCCGCGATCCGCCGCGTGATGGCCGAACACCCGGCCGAGTTCGATCCGCGCGCCTATCTGAAGCCCGCGATGGCGATGATGGCCCAAGTCTGCCGCGACCGCTTCGAAGCCTTCGGCACGGCCGGCAACGCCGACCGCCTGCGCCCGCTGTCCCTGCCCGAGATGGCCGCGCGCTACTGA
- a CDS encoding class 1 fructose-bisphosphatase: MLRLPTDGPATGPLLDDVLAREGAAVIVAAIARALPPLAARLAAGRLHGDPEAIVGTNDSGDRQKALDVAAHDHMIAALRAAGVRQVLSEEALDIILLNEGGAFDVAIDPIDGSGSIGIGAPLGMLFSILPADPQGFQRTGRAAVAAGYASFGHSVDFGWSTGAGVHVATWDAEIHAFRVTRQNLRLKPQASTIAYNASNERHWAPGLQAWARDLRAGRDGPRGRDFNMRWLAAAVGELHRILLKGGAFLYPADTRPGYGDGRLRLIYECVPIAFLIEQAGGRATDGHGPILDRVPRGPHDFTPLFFGASEEIDALHAALQG, encoded by the coding sequence ATGCTGCGCCTGCCGACGGACGGGCCCGCGACGGGGCCGCTGCTGGACGATGTGCTGGCGCGCGAGGGCGCGGCGGTCATCGTGGCGGCCATCGCGCGCGCGCTTCCGCCCCTGGCCGCGCGGCTGGCGGCGGGGCGCCTGCATGGCGACCCCGAGGCCATCGTCGGCACCAATGACAGCGGCGACCGGCAGAAGGCGCTGGACGTCGCGGCCCACGACCACATGATCGCCGCCCTGCGCGCGGCGGGCGTGCGCCAGGTCCTGTCCGAGGAGGCCCTGGACATCATCCTGCTGAATGAAGGCGGCGCCTTCGACGTGGCGATCGACCCGATCGACGGCTCGGGCAGCATCGGCATCGGCGCGCCCCTGGGGATGCTGTTCAGCATCCTGCCCGCCGATCCGCAGGGATTTCAGCGGACGGGCCGGGCGGCGGTGGCGGCGGGCTACGCCTCCTTCGGTCATTCGGTTGATTTCGGCTGGTCCACCGGCGCGGGCGTCCATGTCGCGACCTGGGACGCCGAGATCCATGCCTTCCGCGTCACCCGCCAGAACCTGCGGCTGAAGCCTCAGGCCTCGACCATCGCCTATAACGCCTCGAACGAACGCCACTGGGCGCCGGGCCTTCAGGCCTGGGCGCGCGATCTGCGCGCAGGGCGGGACGGGCCGCGCGGGCGCGACTTCAACATGCGCTGGCTGGCCGCCGCCGTGGGCGAATTGCACCGCATCCTGCTGAAGGGCGGTGCATTCCTGTACCCCGCCGATACCCGGCCCGGATACGGCGACGGCCGGCTGCGGCTGATCTATGAATGCGTGCCCATCGCCTTCCTGATCGAACAGGCCGGGGGCCGCGCGACCGACGGGCATGGCCCGATCCTGGACCGCGTGCCGCGCGGGCCGCATGACTTCACCCCGCTGTTCTTCGGCGCGTCCGAGGAAATCGACGCGCTTCACGCCGCCCTTCAAGGATAA
- a CDS encoding ABC transporter ATP-binding protein — protein sequence MADPVIRLSDAHLTLQGNAGPVPILRGLSLQVERGETVGLVGPSGSGKSSLLMLMGGLERATGGLVEAMGQDLTALDEDALARFRLSHMGVVFQSFHLIPTMTALENVATPLELAGAPDAFDRAAAELDRVGLGARRDHYPAQLSGGEQQRVALARAAAPRPAILLADEPTGNLDGATGQAIMDLLFGLRADHGATLVLVTHDPDLARRCDRVIRLADGRLAAEAAA from the coding sequence ATGGCCGACCCCGTGATCCGCCTGTCCGATGCGCATCTGACGTTGCAGGGCAATGCCGGGCCGGTCCCGATCCTGCGCGGCCTGTCGCTGCAGGTCGAACGCGGAGAGACGGTCGGGCTGGTGGGTCCTTCGGGATCGGGCAAGTCGTCGCTCCTCATGCTGATGGGCGGTCTGGAACGCGCCACGGGCGGCCTTGTCGAGGCGATGGGTCAGGACCTGACCGCGCTGGACGAGGATGCGCTGGCGCGCTTTCGTCTGTCCCATATGGGGGTGGTGTTCCAGTCCTTCCACCTGATCCCCACCATGACGGCGCTTGAAAATGTCGCGACGCCCCTGGAGCTGGCCGGGGCGCCCGACGCCTTCGACCGCGCGGCGGCGGAACTGGACCGCGTGGGCCTTGGTGCGCGGCGCGACCATTACCCCGCGCAACTGTCGGGCGGAGAGCAGCAGCGCGTGGCCCTGGCCCGCGCCGCCGCGCCGCGCCCGGCCATCCTGCTGGCGGACGAACCCACCGGCAATCTGGACGGGGCGACGGGGCAGGCGATCATGGATCTGCTGTTCGGGCTGCGCGCCGATCATGGCGCGACGCTGGTCCTTGTCACGCATGACCCGGACCTGGCGCGACGCTGCGACCGGGTGATCCGCCTGGCCGACGGCCGTCTGGCCGCCGAGGCCGCGGCATGA
- a CDS encoding arylesterase produces MGDSLTQGYGLPQDQGFVPMLEAWLRERGHDVAVTNAGVSGDTTAGGAARIDWTLADGPDAMIVALGGNDLLRGIDPSSSRANLAAILDKTQAAGVPVLLAGVPAPGNYGPDFKRDFEAMYAELAAEYDALLVPDFLGPIGEKATQGLSLADLMQEDRIHPNAEGVRQIVDAIGPEVEALLARTDQ; encoded by the coding sequence ATGGGCGACAGTCTGACGCAGGGATACGGCCTGCCGCAGGATCAGGGGTTCGTGCCCATGCTGGAGGCGTGGCTGCGCGAGCGCGGCCATGACGTCGCGGTGACCAATGCGGGCGTGTCGGGGGACACCACCGCGGGGGGTGCCGCGCGGATCGACTGGACGCTGGCGGACGGGCCCGATGCGATGATCGTGGCGCTTGGCGGCAACGATCTGTTGCGCGGGATCGACCCGTCCTCCAGCCGCGCGAACCTGGCGGCGATCCTGGACAAGACGCAGGCGGCGGGGGTGCCCGTGCTGCTGGCGGGCGTGCCCGCGCCGGGCAATTACGGCCCCGATTTCAAGCGCGACTTCGAGGCGATGTATGCCGAACTTGCGGCCGAATACGACGCCCTGCTGGTCCCCGACTTCCTGGGGCCGATCGGCGAGAAGGCCACGCAGGGCCTGTCCCTGGCCGATCTGATGCAGGAGGATCGCATCCACCCCAATGCCGAGGGCGTCCGACAGATCGTAGACGCCATCGGCCCCGAGGTCGAGGCGCTGCTGGCCCGCACGGATCAGTAG
- a CDS encoding RpiB/LacA/LacB family sugar-phosphate isomerase codes for MKLAIAGDSAGEGLAKVLADHLKDRFEVSEISRTDEGPDAFYANLSDRVASQVMDGTYDRAILVCGTGIGVCIAANKVPGIRAALTHDTYSAERAALSNDAQIITMGARVIGAEVAKTIADAWLAQTQNFDRNGKSAGNVNAIDAVGAKYAGR; via the coding sequence ATGAAACTGGCAATCGCAGGGGACAGCGCGGGCGAAGGTCTGGCCAAGGTTCTGGCCGACCACCTCAAGGACCGCTTTGAGGTCTCGGAAATCAGCCGCACCGACGAAGGCCCCGACGCCTTCTATGCCAACCTGTCGGACCGGGTGGCCAGCCAGGTCATGGACGGCACCTATGACCGCGCCATCCTGGTCTGCGGCACGGGCATCGGCGTCTGCATCGCGGCCAACAAGGTGCCAGGCATCCGCGCCGCCCTGACGCATGACACCTATTCGGCCGAACGCGCCGCCCTGTCGAACGACGCGCAGATCATCACCATGGGTGCCCGCGTCATCGGGGCCGAAGTCGCCAAGACCATCGCCGACGCATGGCTGGCGCAGACCCAGAACTTCGACCGCAACGGCAAGTCGGCGGGCAATGTCAACGCCATCGACGCGGTCGGCGCGAAATACGCGGGCCGGTGA
- a CDS encoding DeoR/GlpR family DNA-binding transcription regulator yields the protein MKREERRQAIMDLLVAARAVDLDDLAARFAVSKMTIHRDLDDLEQAGLLRKVRGGATIEAGTQFESDFRIRALQDGEAKIRMAHAARALIEPGMTVMVNDGSMAALLGASLTECAPLSVITNNAAVIERLKDAPRVTLIALGGIYSAKFNGFFGMVTESALAGLHADLAFISTPAVAGLRAFHMDDNAVRAKRAMMHAAERSVLLVNHARFGRSALHALADLTEFDAIITDAPPAPEDRAAIDRAGIALTIAKDPA from the coding sequence GTGAAACGCGAAGAACGCAGACAGGCGATCATGGATCTGCTGGTCGCGGCACGCGCCGTGGACCTGGACGATCTGGCGGCCCGTTTTGCGGTCAGCAAGATGACCATCCATCGCGATCTGGACGACCTGGAACAGGCGGGCCTGCTGCGCAAGGTCCGCGGCGGCGCCACCATCGAGGCCGGCACCCAGTTCGAGAGCGATTTCCGCATCCGCGCCCTGCAGGACGGAGAGGCCAAGATCCGCATGGCCCATGCCGCCCGCGCCCTGATTGAGCCGGGGATGACCGTGATGGTCAATGACGGCTCGATGGCGGCGCTCTTGGGCGCCAGCCTAACGGAATGTGCGCCCCTGTCGGTCATCACCAACAACGCCGCCGTGATCGAGCGGCTGAAGGATGCGCCGCGCGTCACGCTGATCGCGCTTGGCGGCATCTACAGCGCCAAGTTCAACGGTTTTTTCGGCATGGTCACGGAAAGCGCGCTGGCCGGTCTGCATGCGGACCTGGCCTTCATCTCGACCCCCGCGGTGGCGGGACTGCGGGCGTTCCACATGGACGACAACGCGGTCCGGGCCAAGCGCGCGATGATGCACGCGGCGGAACGCAGCGTGCTGCTGGTCAACCACGCGCGCTTCGGGCGCAGCGCGCTGCATGCGCTGGCCGACCTGACCGAATTCGACGCCATCATCACCGACGCGCCCCCCGCACCCGAGGATCGCGCCGCGATCGACCGGGCGGGCATCGCGCTGACCATCGCAAAGGACCCCGCATGA
- a CDS encoding triose-phosphate isomerase has protein sequence MTPFWIGTSWKMNKTLAEAMTFAQGLRGTPAPAGIQRFVIPPFTACRQVADALSDTDVKVGAQNMHWDDAGAWTGEISPVMLTDCELDIVELGHSERREHFGETDRTVGLKTAAAVRHGLIPLICIGETLAEREAGRATQVLETQVRAALEPVAGSDATILLAYEPVWAIGANGIPATSDYADARQAEIIAVAQDVLGRRVPCLYGGSVNPGNCAELIACPHIDGLFIGRSAWDVNGYLDILARCAATIGENA, from the coding sequence ATGACCCCATTCTGGATCGGCACCAGCTGGAAGATGAATAAGACCCTGGCCGAGGCGATGACATTTGCCCAAGGGTTGCGCGGCACGCCCGCGCCCGCGGGCATCCAGCGCTTCGTCATCCCGCCCTTCACCGCCTGCCGCCAGGTGGCCGACGCGCTGTCGGACACCGACGTCAAGGTCGGCGCACAGAACATGCACTGGGACGACGCGGGCGCCTGGACCGGAGAGATCAGCCCCGTGATGCTGACCGATTGCGAGCTGGACATCGTGGAGCTGGGCCACAGCGAACGCCGCGAGCATTTCGGAGAGACGGACAGGACCGTGGGCCTGAAGACCGCCGCCGCCGTTCGCCACGGCCTGATCCCGCTGATCTGCATCGGCGAGACCCTGGCCGAGCGCGAGGCTGGCCGCGCCACGCAGGTGCTGGAAACGCAGGTCCGCGCCGCTTTGGAGCCGGTGGCAGGGTCCGACGCCACGATCCTGCTGGCGTATGAGCCGGTTTGGGCGATCGGCGCGAACGGCATCCCCGCGACATCGGATTATGCCGATGCGCGGCAGGCCGAGATCATCGCGGTCGCGCAGGACGTGCTGGGCCGCCGCGTGCCCTGCCTCTACGGCGGGTCGGTCAATCCGGGCAACTGCGCGGAACTGATCGCCTGCCCGCATATCGACGGGCTGTTCATCGGGCGGTCGGCCTGGGACGTGAACGGCTATCTGGACATCCTGGCGCGCTGCGCCGCAACCATCGGAGAGAACGCATGA